In Salisediminibacterium beveridgei, one DNA window encodes the following:
- the recO gene encoding DNA repair protein RecO — protein MLHKVEGIVIRTNDYGETHKIVTIFTREYGKVALMARGAKRPKSRLASASQLFIQGVFVFQRHKGMGSLNSADIIDSFRMIRSDILLTSYGACMIELIDRLLEDGQSDPELYEILYQLLFRLNDGEDADVLLSIMEIKMMTRAGAAPVLHQCASCGSAELPFQFSLRYGGALCRRCLHFDPYVMKADPKVMKLLRMFQSINPVRIGKLNVKEETKAQLNQLIDLYYQEFIGLKLRSKRFLEQMHSFTDEVNKKNND, from the coding sequence ATGCTTCACAAAGTTGAAGGGATTGTGATCCGTACAAACGATTACGGAGAAACACATAAGATCGTTACAATCTTTACAAGAGAATATGGGAAAGTGGCACTGATGGCAAGGGGAGCGAAACGTCCAAAAAGCCGCCTTGCCTCAGCTTCACAACTTTTTATTCAAGGTGTGTTTGTCTTTCAGCGCCATAAAGGTATGGGCTCTCTCAATTCTGCAGATATCATCGATTCATTCCGCATGATTCGAAGCGATATCCTCCTGACAAGTTATGGTGCTTGTATGATTGAATTGATTGATCGCCTCTTGGAAGATGGCCAGTCTGACCCCGAGCTCTATGAAATCCTGTATCAACTTCTTTTCCGGTTAAATGACGGGGAAGATGCTGATGTCCTTCTGTCTATCATGGAAATTAAAATGATGACCCGGGCAGGGGCGGCACCGGTTTTGCATCAATGTGCATCCTGTGGTTCAGCTGAACTGCCTTTTCAATTTTCCCTTCGATACGGCGGGGCGCTCTGTCGCAGGTGTCTTCATTTCGACCCTTATGTCATGAAAGCTGATCCGAAAGTGATGAAACTTCTCAGGATGTTTCAATCGATCAACCCGGTCCGGATCGGGAAACTCAACGTGAAAGAAGAAACAAAAGCACAATTAAATCAGCTGATTGATTTGTACTATCAGGAGTTTATTGGACTGAAGCTCAGATCAAAACGGTTCTTAGAACAGATGCATTCTTTTACTGATGAGGTGAATAAAAAGAACAACGATTGA
- the glyQ gene encoding glycine--tRNA ligase subunit alpha, which translates to MNVQDMILTLQDFWGKQHCLLLQPYDVEKGAGTMNPMTFLKSLGPEPWNVAYVEPSRRPADGRYGENPNRLYQHHQFQVIMKPSPDNIQDLYLESLRKLGINPEEHDIRFVEDNWEAPTLAAWGLGWEVWLDGMEITQFTYFQQVGGLDAKPVSVEITYGLERLASYIQDKENVYDLEWVNGFTYGDVFLQNEYEQSKYAFETANTDMLFTLFSTYEKEAVAAMNEGLVIPSYDYVLKCSHVFNLLDARGAISVTERTGYIGRVRNLARKCASKYVEIRENLGFPMLKEKEEADDE; encoded by the coding sequence ATGAATGTGCAGGACATGATTTTAACACTGCAGGATTTCTGGGGGAAGCAACACTGTCTTCTTTTGCAACCATATGATGTGGAGAAAGGTGCAGGCACGATGAACCCGATGACGTTTTTAAAAAGCCTGGGACCTGAGCCGTGGAACGTGGCTTATGTCGAACCGTCAAGACGTCCGGCAGACGGCAGATATGGAGAGAATCCAAATCGACTGTATCAGCACCATCAGTTTCAGGTCATCATGAAACCGTCCCCGGATAACATTCAGGATCTGTATCTTGAAAGCCTGAGGAAGCTTGGGATTAATCCGGAAGAACATGATATCCGGTTTGTTGAAGACAACTGGGAAGCACCAACGCTTGCCGCCTGGGGGCTTGGCTGGGAAGTCTGGCTTGATGGCATGGAAATCACTCAGTTCACCTATTTCCAACAGGTGGGAGGGTTGGACGCAAAGCCTGTATCAGTTGAAATCACATATGGATTGGAACGCCTTGCCTCCTATATTCAAGATAAAGAAAACGTCTACGATCTTGAATGGGTCAATGGCTTTACTTACGGCGATGTGTTTTTACAAAATGAATACGAACAATCCAAATATGCCTTTGAAACAGCGAATACCGACATGCTTTTTACATTGTTTTCCACCTATGAGAAAGAAGCGGTAGCTGCAATGAACGAAGGGCTTGTCATTCCTTCCTATGATTATGTTTTGAAGTGTTCCCATGTATTCAATCTTCTGGATGCAAGAGGTGCAATATCCGTGACCGAACGAACAGGCTACATCGGAAGAGTACGAAACCTGGCCAGAAAATGTGCTTCAAAATACGTGGAAATTCGCGAAAATCTGGGATTCCCAATGTTGAAAGAGAAGGAGGAAGCAGACGATGAATAA
- the glyS gene encoding glycine--tRNA ligase subunit beta, with amino-acid sequence MNKETLLIEIGLEELPARFVTKASDELTERTRRFMDEKQITYDQIKGFSTPRRLAVEVTGVIEKQPDQEKESKGPAKKIALDENGEWTKAAVGFAKGQGSDVDHLFFKEVKGVEYVFAKTFTKGLETIQLLPELQEVVTSIPFPKNMRWGAHELRYARPIRWLTAMFGEEVIPMDIAGVLSSNVSQGHRFLGEAAVLNDASEYEHALLAQHVVVYSDSRKEAIRNQVQDLALEQGWQIPMDEGLLEEVNNLVEYPTALFGTFDERFLAIPERVLITSMREHQRYFPVKDQEGSLMPFFITIRNGDHRHLETVQKGNEKVLRARLQDAEFFYHEDLKRPLHEMTGKLDDIVYHEDLGTVSDKVARIQKLSARLADKLTLTDNQKETIQRAAGIAKADLVSQMVNEFTELEGYMGEVYALKSGESPEVAKAIREHYLPKQADDPTPSDIVGAVISVSDKLDTISGHFGLGNIPTGSQDPHGLRRQTAAVLQIFHDFSWTVSLEEVFKMALDELQENKLLKREEKDVMKSFDQFVTLRYKNLLQEAGIRYDVVDAVLATDHQNVPLIFKKASFLMEKVDNTEFKKDVEALSRVTNIAGKNPSPGEISIELFDEDAEVELHQVYKRIKPVVMKSLMDMDPESAYNALTEAAPAIHKYFDGIMVMAENEQLRQNRLNQMSELANLSQQIADFQAIVFHADQG; translated from the coding sequence ATGAATAAAGAGACCCTGTTAATTGAAATCGGACTGGAAGAATTGCCGGCACGTTTTGTGACGAAAGCGTCAGATGAACTGACGGAACGCACCCGGCGTTTTATGGATGAAAAGCAGATTACTTATGATCAAATTAAAGGATTTTCCACCCCGAGACGACTCGCTGTTGAAGTGACGGGAGTCATTGAAAAGCAGCCTGATCAGGAAAAAGAATCGAAAGGGCCTGCAAAAAAAATAGCGCTCGACGAGAACGGGGAATGGACGAAAGCCGCAGTCGGCTTTGCAAAAGGTCAGGGATCGGACGTCGATCATCTGTTTTTTAAAGAAGTTAAGGGTGTGGAATACGTATTTGCAAAAACGTTTACCAAAGGATTGGAAACCATTCAACTGCTGCCGGAATTGCAGGAAGTGGTTACGTCCATTCCCTTCCCGAAAAACATGCGGTGGGGTGCACATGAACTTCGTTATGCAAGGCCAATCAGATGGCTGACAGCAATGTTCGGTGAAGAAGTCATTCCGATGGATATAGCAGGTGTACTCTCCAGCAATGTATCCCAGGGGCATCGTTTTCTTGGGGAGGCCGCAGTACTGAACGACGCGTCCGAATATGAACATGCACTTTTAGCACAGCATGTCGTTGTGTATTCGGACAGTCGAAAAGAGGCGATTCGAAATCAGGTTCAGGATCTGGCTTTGGAACAAGGATGGCAAATCCCGATGGATGAAGGTCTTCTCGAAGAAGTAAACAATCTTGTCGAATACCCAACGGCCTTATTTGGCACATTTGATGAACGCTTTCTCGCCATTCCTGAACGAGTGTTGATCACTTCAATGCGAGAGCATCAACGTTATTTCCCGGTCAAAGACCAGGAAGGGTCCCTGATGCCGTTTTTCATCACGATACGCAATGGTGATCATCGTCATCTCGAAACCGTTCAGAAGGGCAATGAGAAAGTGCTGCGTGCACGCCTTCAGGATGCGGAGTTCTTTTACCATGAGGATTTGAAGAGACCGCTGCATGAGATGACTGGAAAACTCGATGACATTGTTTATCATGAAGATCTGGGTACTGTATCAGATAAAGTTGCCCGAATTCAAAAGCTGTCTGCAAGACTGGCAGATAAATTAACATTGACTGACAATCAAAAAGAAACCATTCAGCGGGCTGCAGGTATAGCTAAAGCGGATCTGGTCTCTCAGATGGTAAATGAATTCACGGAACTTGAGGGATATATGGGCGAAGTGTATGCATTGAAATCCGGCGAATCACCAGAAGTGGCAAAGGCAATCAGGGAGCACTATTTGCCGAAACAAGCTGACGATCCGACGCCATCTGATATCGTTGGAGCTGTGATCAGCGTGTCGGATAAACTGGACACGATCTCCGGGCATTTCGGGCTTGGCAATATCCCGACGGGTTCGCAAGATCCTCACGGCTTACGTCGCCAGACTGCAGCGGTGTTACAGATTTTTCATGATTTCAGCTGGACGGTGTCACTAGAAGAGGTTTTCAAAATGGCACTTGATGAGCTTCAGGAGAATAAGCTATTGAAGCGTGAGGAAAAAGATGTCATGAAAAGTTTTGATCAATTTGTCACGTTGCGATACAAGAACTTGCTTCAAGAGGCTGGTATCCGCTATGACGTTGTCGATGCAGTGCTCGCAACTGATCATCAGAATGTGCCACTCATTTTCAAGAAAGCGTCTTTCCTGATGGAGAAAGTTGACAATACAGAGTTCAAAAAAGACGTTGAAGCACTGAGCCGGGTCACGAATATCGCTGGAAAAAATCCATCCCCAGGTGAAATCAGCATAGAATTGTTTGATGAAGATGCGGAAGTGGAACTGCATCAAGTGTACAAACGAATCAAGCCTGTAGTGATGAAATCACTGATGGACATGGATCCTGAGAGTGCTTATAATGCTTTGACAGAAGCAGCACCAGCTATTCACAAATATTTCGATGGTATAATGGTGATGGCAGAGAATGAACAGCTTCGTCAAAACCGATTGAATCAAATGAGTGAACTGGCAAATCTCTCTCAACAAATCGCTGATTTCCAGGCAATTGTTTTTCATGCTGATCAGGGTTGA
- a CDS encoding helix-turn-helix transcriptional regulator — translation MDLNERQEKILTIVKENGPITGEKIAERLSLTRATLRPDLAILTMSGFLEARPRVGYFYAENAEKRVMNNQLKKMTVKEYQSIPVVAKESSSVYDAIVTMFLEDVGTLFVVKENSILTGILSRKDLLRASMGKQDLSSIPVNVIMTRMPNVTMCEQDDMLIEVANTLIQKQIDGLPVVKKIQQNGEEQYEVIGRMTKTNITKAFVDLGDEHQRS, via the coding sequence ATGGACTTAAATGAACGACAGGAGAAAATATTAACGATCGTAAAAGAGAATGGTCCCATCACTGGTGAAAAGATTGCCGAACGGCTTTCACTCACCCGAGCAACGCTGAGACCTGATCTTGCGATATTGACTATGTCCGGATTTCTTGAGGCAAGGCCGCGTGTAGGCTACTTCTATGCAGAGAATGCAGAGAAGCGTGTTATGAATAATCAATTAAAAAAAATGACAGTAAAAGAATATCAAAGCATTCCGGTTGTTGCGAAAGAGTCGTCATCGGTTTACGACGCGATCGTTACCATGTTCCTTGAAGATGTGGGCACGTTGTTTGTAGTAAAGGAAAATTCCATTCTTACCGGTATTTTGTCCCGGAAAGATCTTCTGCGTGCAAGTATGGGGAAACAGGACCTCTCGTCGATTCCTGTGAATGTGATTATGACCCGGATGCCCAACGTGACGATGTGTGAACAGGATGACATGCTGATTGAAGTAGCGAATACGCTGATTCAAAAACAGATCGATGGCCTGCCTGTTGTTAAAAAGATACAACAGAATGGGGAAGAACAGTATGAAGTGATCGGCCGCATGACAAAAACCAATATTACGAAGGCATTTGTTGATTTAGGAGATGAACATCAACGTTCATAA
- a CDS encoding pyruvate, water dikinase regulatory protein — MDGLKGKTSVYVLSDSVGETADLVARAAISQFESSDTTTIRVPYVDDKTIVDEVIEKVINANGLIVFTIVLPEIRHYLLDQCSQRDVPVYDVLSPLLHMLEEKIDAPPKNETGLLYTLDEDYFKKVEAIEFAVKYDDGRDPRGILRADVVLVGVSRTSKTPLSQYLAHKRLKVANVPLVPEVDPPEELYSIPPERVIGLKINPEKLNGVRVERLKALGLKEQANYATFERIEEELSYAQSIMNKIGCTVIDVSERAVEETANLIYQSVHKK, encoded by the coding sequence ATGGATGGATTGAAAGGAAAAACATCGGTTTATGTATTGTCCGATTCTGTAGGAGAAACAGCAGACCTCGTAGCCCGGGCAGCGATCAGTCAATTTGAAAGCAGTGACACGACAACGATACGGGTGCCATATGTCGATGATAAAACGATTGTAGATGAAGTCATTGAAAAAGTGATCAACGCGAATGGTTTGATTGTCTTTACGATTGTATTACCCGAGATCAGGCATTATCTTCTCGACCAGTGTTCACAAAGAGATGTACCGGTGTATGATGTCCTGTCACCGCTGCTTCATATGCTCGAAGAAAAAATTGATGCCCCACCGAAAAATGAAACTGGGTTACTTTATACACTGGATGAAGATTATTTCAAAAAAGTCGAAGCGATTGAATTCGCCGTAAAATACGATGATGGCAGAGATCCCCGGGGCATTCTCAGAGCTGATGTTGTTCTCGTAGGTGTATCGAGAACATCGAAAACCCCGCTTTCTCAATATTTAGCGCACAAACGTTTGAAAGTCGCTAATGTCCCTTTAGTTCCGGAAGTGGATCCACCTGAAGAATTGTATTCGATCCCTCCGGAACGTGTGATCGGACTTAAGATCAATCCTGAGAAACTGAATGGTGTACGCGTCGAAAGATTAAAGGCACTAGGATTGAAAGAACAGGCAAATTATGCAACGTTTGAACGAATTGAAGAGGAATTAAGTTATGCGCAATCGATTATGAATAAGATTGGTTGCACAGTGATTGATGTATCTGAACGCGCTGTGGAAGAAACAGCAAACCTGATTTATCAGTCCGTTCATAAAAAATAG
- a CDS encoding DUF188 domain-containing protein: MNHNSPVGIVLVSSYAHKRNQVMPEHVQQITVDPDREAADLRIANLVTSEDVVITDDFGLASLLLAKGADVLSSRGMPITDESIDFQLDRRYHEAKLRKSKKYHKGPKPFTDEDREHFRDKLKIILQNKQEK, from the coding sequence ATGAATCACAATTCGCCTGTTGGCATTGTATTGGTTTCGTCTTATGCCCATAAGCGAAATCAGGTGATGCCGGAACATGTGCAGCAAATCACCGTAGATCCTGACCGGGAAGCTGCAGATCTCAGAATTGCGAACCTGGTTACTTCAGAAGACGTCGTGATAACCGATGATTTTGGGCTGGCCAGTTTATTACTGGCTAAAGGTGCGGATGTATTGTCCTCCCGTGGGATGCCGATTACCGATGAATCAATCGATTTCCAATTGGATCGTCGATATCATGAAGCAAAACTTCGAAAAAGCAAGAAATATCATAAAGGACCAAAACCTTTTACAGATGAAGATCGTGAACATTTCCGAGATAAACTTAAAATTATTTTGCAAAATAAGCAGGAAAAATAA
- the dnaG gene encoding DNA primase: MEKRIPEEIIEEVRKSSDIVDIISEHVQLKKQGKNFSGLCPFHGEKTPSFNVSPDKQLYHCFGCGTGGNVFSFLMELEGLSFMETVKRLADRNNIALPDTVANAGDSSKDEHLTPFYDAHELAAKYYHYVLVETDEGKPAREYLRKRGFTQTAIDQFQVGFAPDSWDFLAPFLEKRGFLMEDLETCGLVGRRESDGKAYDRFRNRVMFPIHHTQGKVIAFGGRGLGDAQPKYLNSHESVIFNKSVTLYGFHQARPKMKKRNEAVLFEGYVDVIAAWRAGIDNGIASLGTAMTEQQAKMIRRNVDRVLLCYDGDGAGQQATYKNARILMDAGLTVTVANLPSGYDPDDYIQEFGKERFATDVVGNRKSWMQFLFDYFVIDKDLSLETDRVAYIESILTETAIIENPVERDMYVQKLAERFNLSQQVLREELSRIRSSQRKKEHREIRQSIINQTDRSAKKMMTAEENAERELIAHMMRSSDISRLVEEEIGAAFQFEMYQAIAAHLYSYYSEGYEPAPGMFLERIEDPDIRSTASELAMKTVEEDVSEQVLKDYILSVRNAGKRQKLHQLQKKQQEAIEQRDHLGAAELGMEVNRLHRELKYRNE; the protein is encoded by the coding sequence ATGGAAAAACGAATCCCGGAAGAGATCATAGAAGAAGTCAGAAAAAGTTCAGATATCGTTGATATTATCAGTGAACACGTTCAGCTGAAAAAACAAGGAAAGAATTTTTCCGGGCTTTGTCCGTTCCACGGTGAAAAAACCCCTTCTTTCAACGTATCACCTGATAAACAGCTTTACCATTGCTTCGGCTGCGGCACGGGTGGAAATGTGTTTTCCTTTTTAATGGAGCTTGAAGGGTTAAGTTTCATGGAGACCGTAAAACGGCTGGCGGATAGAAATAATATTGCATTACCCGACACTGTTGCAAATGCGGGAGATTCGTCAAAGGATGAGCATTTGACGCCGTTTTATGACGCTCACGAGCTTGCAGCGAAGTATTATCATTATGTACTGGTTGAAACAGACGAGGGGAAACCCGCCAGAGAGTACCTGCGTAAACGCGGCTTTACACAAACTGCGATAGATCAGTTCCAGGTTGGGTTTGCACCAGATTCCTGGGATTTTCTTGCCCCGTTTCTTGAGAAACGAGGATTTTTAATGGAAGATTTGGAAACTTGCGGACTGGTAGGAAGAAGAGAATCCGACGGGAAGGCTTATGACCGCTTTCGTAACCGGGTCATGTTCCCCATTCATCATACACAGGGAAAAGTGATTGCATTTGGAGGAAGAGGACTGGGAGATGCCCAACCCAAATACCTGAACAGCCATGAATCCGTAATTTTCAACAAGAGCGTAACGCTTTACGGTTTTCACCAGGCAAGACCGAAAATGAAAAAGCGAAATGAAGCAGTTCTCTTTGAGGGATATGTGGATGTTATAGCAGCTTGGAGAGCGGGTATAGACAATGGAATAGCCTCGCTTGGAACTGCAATGACTGAGCAACAGGCGAAAATGATCCGCAGAAATGTTGACCGCGTCCTGCTCTGTTATGATGGAGATGGAGCAGGACAGCAGGCAACGTACAAGAATGCGCGCATCCTGATGGACGCGGGATTAACTGTAACGGTTGCAAATCTGCCATCCGGTTACGATCCGGATGATTATATTCAGGAATTCGGGAAAGAACGTTTCGCCACCGATGTGGTGGGTAACCGGAAATCATGGATGCAATTTCTTTTTGATTACTTTGTTATCGACAAAGATCTTTCTCTTGAAACGGATCGTGTTGCTTATATAGAGTCTATTCTTACAGAAACGGCTATTATAGAAAATCCGGTTGAACGTGATATGTATGTTCAAAAACTCGCGGAGCGATTTAACCTGTCTCAACAGGTACTCCGGGAGGAATTGAGCCGTATTCGTTCAAGTCAGCGAAAAAAGGAACATCGGGAAATCAGGCAGTCGATCATAAATCAAACTGATCGTTCTGCAAAAAAAATGATGACTGCTGAAGAAAATGCGGAACGTGAACTGATTGCACATATGATGCGATCCAGTGACATATCCCGATTGGTTGAGGAAGAGATCGGAGCTGCTTTTCAGTTTGAAATGTATCAGGCAATCGCGGCACACCTTTACAGTTATTACAGTGAAGGATATGAACCGGCTCCCGGCATGTTTCTTGAGCGTATTGAAGATCCCGATATTCGAAGTACAGCCAGTGAGCTTGCGATGAAGACAGTTGAGGAAGACGTGTCTGAGCAGGTTCTGAAAGATTATATACTTTCCGTTCGAAATGCAGGAAAGCGTCAAAAACTTCATCAATTACAAAAGAAACAGCAAGAAGCGATCGAGCAACGTGATCACCTTGGTGCTGCAGAATTGGGTATGGAAGTGAACAGACTTCATCGGGAATTGAAATACCGTAATGAATAA
- the rpoD gene encoding RNA polymerase sigma factor RpoD, with protein sequence MGDKQVRQMADGDLTIDQVKEQLVEAGKKRGSLTYVEITEKLGAFDQDSDQMDEFFEHLGEQGVDIINESEAVPSLQQVEKEEAFDLNDLSVPPGIKINDPVRMYLKEIGRVPLLSAKEEVELAKRIEEDDEEAKRRLAEANLRLVVSIAKRYVGRGMLFLDLIQEGNMGLIKAVEKFDYNKGFKFSTYATWWIRQAITRAIADQARTIRIPVHMVETINKLIRVQRQLLQDLGREPTPEEVSKEMELTPDKVREILKIAQEPVSLETPIGEEDDSHLGDFIEDQEALAPSDAAAYELLKEQLEDVLDTLTDREENVLRLRFGLDDGRTRTLEEVGKVFGVTRERIRQIEAKALRKLRHPSRSKRLKDFLD encoded by the coding sequence ATGGGTGATAAGCAGGTCCGGCAAATGGCAGATGGCGATCTGACCATCGATCAGGTAAAAGAGCAGTTAGTAGAGGCAGGAAAAAAACGCGGGTCCTTAACGTACGTCGAAATTACGGAAAAACTGGGTGCGTTTGATCAGGATTCTGATCAAATGGATGAGTTTTTCGAACACCTCGGTGAGCAGGGTGTGGATATTATAAACGAATCCGAAGCTGTACCGAGTCTGCAACAGGTCGAGAAAGAAGAAGCATTCGATCTTAATGATCTGAGTGTGCCCCCGGGCATTAAAATAAACGATCCCGTCCGAATGTATCTGAAAGAAATCGGCCGCGTTCCTTTACTCTCAGCAAAAGAAGAAGTTGAGCTTGCCAAGCGAATAGAAGAAGATGATGAAGAAGCGAAAAGACGTTTGGCAGAAGCGAATCTTCGGCTTGTCGTCAGTATTGCCAAACGCTATGTCGGTCGAGGTATGTTATTCCTAGACCTGATCCAGGAAGGGAACATGGGACTGATAAAAGCCGTAGAAAAGTTTGATTATAATAAAGGTTTTAAATTCAGTACCTACGCCACCTGGTGGATTCGTCAGGCAATTACACGCGCAATTGCCGACCAGGCAAGAACGATCCGTATTCCGGTGCACATGGTGGAGACCATTAATAAATTAATCCGTGTTCAGCGTCAGCTGCTCCAGGATCTTGGACGGGAGCCGACTCCTGAAGAGGTCTCCAAGGAAATGGAATTGACACCGGATAAAGTACGCGAAATTTTGAAGATTGCACAGGAACCAGTCTCTTTGGAAACACCAATCGGGGAAGAGGATGACTCTCATCTCGGTGATTTCATTGAGGATCAGGAAGCCTTGGCTCCTTCTGATGCAGCTGCTTATGAATTGTTGAAAGAACAGTTGGAAGACGTGCTTGATACGTTAACGGACCGGGAAGAAAATGTTTTGCGCTTGCGGTTTGGTCTTGATGACGGTCGGACAAGAACCCTTGAAGAAGTGGGGAAAGTCTTTGGAGTTACACGGGAGCGGATTCGGCAAATTGAGGCGAAAGCGCTCAGAAAACTTCGTCATCCGAGCAGAAGCAAACGACTCAAGGATTTCCTGGATTAA
- a CDS encoding DUF2157 domain-containing protein, which yields MNEKQKIIVNEIQKWRESKLLPEKYCDFLISLYTEGNAPDTNTDTDTEPSKALLPALKKMLITIGLILVVLILLILFLYFTQMPPVFQIGMLALVMIFSVAAAFFYQNKDRIYTHVYIILAAFMSFILTVVGTDLFFDHERMFLGGAIIILCLLWVLAGWRLRLPYLWISGVSGVILFIGFLIVERL from the coding sequence GTGAATGAGAAGCAGAAAATCATCGTAAACGAAATTCAAAAATGGCGTGAAAGCAAACTTTTACCTGAGAAATACTGTGATTTTCTCATCAGTTTGTATACGGAAGGTAACGCACCGGATACAAATACAGATACAGATACAGAACCTTCTAAAGCGCTTCTCCCGGCGTTAAAAAAAATGCTTATCACCATCGGTTTGATTTTAGTCGTTCTGATACTCTTGATTTTGTTTCTTTACTTCACGCAAATGCCGCCGGTATTCCAAATCGGAATGCTCGCTCTCGTAATGATTTTCAGCGTAGCAGCTGCATTTTTCTATCAAAACAAAGACCGGATCTATACACATGTTTATATCATATTGGCTGCGTTTATGTCGTTTATTTTGACAGTAGTGGGAACAGATTTGTTCTTTGATCATGAGCGGATGTTCCTGGGAGGTGCGATCATTATTCTGTGTCTGCTGTGGGTCTTGGCAGGCTGGCGACTGAGGCTTCCTTACTTGTGGATTTCAGGTGTTTCAGGTGTGATTTTGTTTATTGGCTTTTTGATTGTGGAAAGATTATAG
- a CDS encoding glycerophosphodiester phosphodiesterase: protein MKIIAHRGNKRYAPENTMAAFYSAMHYDIEGIEFDLHLTKDYVPVIIHDPTIDRTTDGRGPVSSFTMNELKQFDAGRSFDESFIGEKIPSFREFLIWAQDYSFTLHLELKQQKSNSDYFLKEVVKELEAFDMIKRTVISSFQHNYLPKVKALNPMLETALLTKTPIFKAVKYAEKVSADGIHIRYNLQNSRFFRRWSKKGAAVRAYHVQKPAQLILCEKLGVEAVITNDPRRMSEFLKQK from the coding sequence ATGAAAATCATTGCTCACAGGGGAAACAAACGCTATGCACCCGAAAATACAATGGCTGCATTTTATTCAGCGATGCACTATGACATTGAAGGAATTGAATTTGATCTTCACTTGACGAAAGATTATGTTCCGGTTATTATCCACGATCCGACGATTGACCGCACAACAGATGGCCGTGGTCCGGTTTCCTCGTTTACCATGAATGAATTAAAGCAATTTGATGCAGGGAGATCGTTTGATGAATCTTTTATTGGAGAAAAAATCCCTTCCTTTCGGGAATTTTTAATATGGGCACAGGATTATTCCTTTACATTGCACTTGGAATTAAAGCAGCAAAAAAGTAATTCGGATTATTTTTTGAAAGAGGTTGTAAAAGAGCTCGAAGCCTTCGATATGATTAAGCGTACAGTTATTTCAAGTTTCCAACATAACTATCTTCCCAAGGTAAAGGCGCTCAATCCGATGCTTGAGACAGCACTTTTAACGAAAACGCCGATTTTCAAAGCGGTGAAATATGCTGAAAAAGTTTCTGCAGACGGTATTCATATCCGTTATAATCTGCAAAATTCACGTTTTTTCAGGCGATGGAGTAAAAAAGGGGCTGCGGTCAGGGCGTATCATGTTCAGAAACCGGCTCAATTGATACTTTGTGAAAAATTGGGTGTGGAAGCTGTCATCACAAATGATCCGAGAAGAATGTCTGAGTTTTTGAAGCAAAAATAA
- a CDS encoding c-type cytochrome, whose amino-acid sequence MRGAPLYPFAATAALGILMIVILSFVGLNVGQETAGENNENNENNEETQEFDDPIELGEHVYIGQCASCHGENLEGGGDFPALDGGAYSEEEILTAIEEGPGNMPAGLASGEEADAVALYILEQE is encoded by the coding sequence ATGAGAGGAGCACCATTATATCCATTCGCTGCCACAGCAGCATTGGGAATCCTCATGATCGTTATATTGTCATTCGTTGGCTTGAATGTGGGGCAGGAGACCGCGGGTGAAAATAATGAAAACAATGAGAACAACGAAGAAACACAGGAATTTGACGATCCGATTGAACTTGGTGAACATGTTTATATTGGACAATGTGCATCCTGCCATGGTGAAAACCTGGAAGGTGGCGGCGATTTCCCGGCACTTGACGGAGGAGCATACTCAGAAGAAGAAATCCTGACCGCGATTGAAGAAGGTCCGGGAAACATGCCTGCTGGTCTTGCATCCGGTGAGGAAGCGGATGCCGTTGCGCTTTATATTCTCGAACAGGAATAA